In Balaenoptera acutorostrata chromosome 19, mBalAcu1.1, whole genome shotgun sequence, the following proteins share a genomic window:
- the LOC103013822 gene encoding vomeronasal type-1 receptor 2-like: MPFMDLKFVMIFLFQIGIGILGNFSLLYHYVFLYLSGSRSRSTDLIFKHLTIANSLVILSRGIPETTAAFGLKDFLRDFGCKLVFSFHRVARGVSMGTTCLLNIFQAIAISPSNSKWAELKVRALKFIGPTNILCWILNMLLNTMVPMHLTGKWNNKNITKTIDFGYCSSKLHNKDTDLLFIVLVSSHDVLCSGHMTWANGSMVSILYRHKQRVQKILGKNVSPRSSPLTKATQSILVLVSTFVCFYTLSSIIYFYFIHVHKTIWWLVYTSALIKACFPTASPFVLWRCVPCISRHLCVCTRKSAVTSSHQNNVNSLIFIMFIPFCPHSS, encoded by the coding sequence ATGCCTTTCATGGATTTGAAATTTGTAATGATCTTCCTATTCCAGATAGGCATTGGAATCCTGGGAAATTTCTCACTCTTATATCATTATGTGTTCCTGTACCTCAGTGGATCTAGGTCAAGGTCCACGGATTTGATTTTCAAGCACCTGACTATAGCCAACTCCTTGGTCATTCTCTCAAGAGGAATCCCAGAGACAACGGCAGCTTTTGGGTTGAAAGATTTTCTCAGAGATTTTGGATGCaaacttgttttctcttttcacagAGTGGCAAGAGGTGTGTCCATGGGCACCACCTGCCTCCTGAATATCTTCCAGGCTATAGCAATCAGTCCCAGCAACTCCAAGTGGGCAGAGCTTAAAGTAAGAGCCCTAAAGTTTATTGGTCCTACCAACATTCTCTGCTGGATCCTAAACATGTTGCTAAATACTATGGTTCCTATGCATTTGACTGGCAAATGGAACAATAAAAACATCACAAAAACTATAGATTTTGGATACTGTTCTTCTAAACTTCATaacaaagacacagacttactattTATAGTATTGGTATCCTCCCATGATGTTTTGTGTTCGGGACACATGACCTGGGCAAATGGCTCCATGGTATCCATTCTGTACAGGCATAAGCAACGGGTCCAGAAGATCCTTGGGAAGAATGTATCCCCTAGATCTTCCCCTTTGACCAAAGCTACCCAAAGCATCCTTGTACTGGTGAGCACCTTTGTATGTTTTTATACCCTCTCctccatcatttatttttattttattcatgttcATAAGACCATTTGGTGGCTGGTGTACACCTCTGCCTTAATCAAGGCATGTTTCCCAACTGCCAGCCCCTTTGTTCTCTGGAGATGTGTCCCCTGTATATCCAGACATCTCTGTGTGTGTACCAGGAAAAGTGCAGTTACCTCATCTCATCAGAACAATGTAAATAGTCTGATTTTCATCATGTTTATTCCATTTTGTCCTCATTCTTCATAG